AAAAACAAAGGCTCCGCGCCTTGCACGACGATGTCATTGACGACCATCGCCACCAGATCAATGCCGATAGTATCATGCTTATCGGCAAGAAAAGCCAGTTTCAGCTTCGTCCCAACCCCGTCCGTGGAAGAAACCAAAACCGGATCCCGGTACTTATCGGCATGCAGGGAAAACAAGGCTCCGAAGCCACCGATATCGGCTAAAACCTCGGGACGAAAAGTCTCCTTGACCAGAGGTGCGATATTCTTTACCAGACAATTGCCGGCTTCAATATCAACCCCGGCATCCTTATAGGTCAATCCCTTATCTGCTTGTTTCAAGGCAAGAATCCTTTCTTCTTGACGAACCCAGTCCTCAATCAGAATAATCTTTTGAGGACTGTAAAATATTGAGTAACCGTGATTTCAAACCAACCACCGTGACAAATCCGTAATCCTCAAGGTAACCGAAAAACAGAATGAGGCCGCAACGATCCCCGATTCGAGACGCACCCGACCTGACAAAAATGAGGCGTACATAAGAAAGAACTACGCCGCAAAGCCTCAAACCGCCGCACGACGAAAAAACTGGAAACCTTAATCAAGTTTCTTGATTGTAGCTAATGAGAAAAGCAAAAGTCAAACCTTATCTTGATTCTGTGCCGCCGGATTCCCGCAAAGTGCGTCAAGACAGTCCAGCGTCCGCCGCAGCGCCCCTCGGTGGCGTTCCAAGGTGGCGGCAGCCCGTTTCCCTTCCCGTTCAGCCAGATCCGGCACCGACAGCAGGCGGCCAAACAGGGCCATGAGATCAGCGCCATTGTGCACCGGCAGGCCACCACCCTGTTCATCCAGAAAACTGAAGCCATCCCTGAAATTCGCGACCTCCATGCCATGCACGACGGCCTTCGCGTAAACCGCGGCTTCCAAGGGATTATGCCCGCCGACCCCGCGAACCAGAGTACCACCAAGCACCGCAAAGCGGGCAAGACTGTAAAATGTTTTAAGATCGCCCAGGGTGTCAAGCAGAAGAACCGACGGTACCCGGGGCAGCAGCACTTCGGCCTGACTGTCACGAAATTCCGAAAACCGCAGAAAATTGAGTTTTCGGATCTGAAGCAGTTCCGCCACCGCGGCAAAACGCTGCGGGTGACGGGGAACCAGAACCAGACATGAAGACGGAACTTGGTTTTCCTCTCCCTTCCGCACGCAACAGGCTTCCCAAGCATCAAGAATCAGGTCTTCCTCGCCGGGGTGAGTTGAACCGGCCACCACCAAAGCGACCTCCCGACCAAAGATCCGCTTGAGGTTAAGTTCGGCATTGAAGCCTGAGTCAGGGCTGATGTCAAATTTGAGATTACCGCTCAGAACCACCTGGGCCGCCGCCGCTCCCAGTTCTAAAAAACGTTGTCCGGAAATCCGGTCCTGAACCACAAACAAAGACGGAGTCTGAAACATGACCCGCGTAAAGAAACCAAAGCGCCGGTAATTCCTGTAACTTTTTTTCGACAGGCGCGCATTGACCAGGGCAAGCCGGACCCCGCTTCGCCGAACCCGGTGTAAAAGATTAGGCCAGAGCTCAGTTTCGGCAAAGATCAGACACGACGGTTGAAAGCAACGCCAGAAACGGGACCAGAGAAAAGGCAGATCAAGCGGCATCAAAAGAACCTCCAGCTCCGGAAAAAGCCTTTGCGCCGTCCGCCGGCCAGTCAGGGTCATGGTCGTCAGCAAAAGATTATCCTGGGGATGCCGCTGCCGCCAGGCGCGAATCAGAGGTTCAAGCATCTGCACCTCGCCGATCGAGGCGCCATGCAACCAGATCAGACGACAATCTGCCCGCAGCCGCCGGCCGCTTTTTCCCCTCCAGCCCCAACCCAGGCGCTCGCCCAATCCATCCAGGTTGCCCTGGCGCCGCAGCAAATACCACAAAAAAACAGGGAAAAGCAGGGGCAGAAGGGCCGCCAAAAACATATTATAGAAGAAGTACAACAATTTCAGCCCCCCCCTAAACGACGTTTCAGACCGGCATTCAAGCTCAGATCCCGTTCCACCGCGGACAGATCCTCCGGGGTCCCCAGATCCCGCCAGTAATAACGGGTTCCGCAGTCAACGCGATAACCCATCAGGTCGCGGCGGCCGGAGGCGAGCAGACGTCGGTAAAAAGAGATCAGAGAAAACGCCGAGCCAGCCTTTTCCCGAACCAGCAGATCGAGAAGCAGCGGAGAGCAGATCTGAATTCCAGTATAAGCCAGGACGGTTTCGGCGCCGGAATTTGCAGAGCAACCAAACCCCAGAAGGCGCGACTGGGTATCAATCTCGACCTGATTGTAGCGCGGGCAGTCATGCAGCAACATGGTTACCAGGGCCCGCCGGCGCAAATGTTGAGCCAGCGCCCCGACAAGCTCGATATCACTGAGAACATCGGCATTCATCGTCACGAAAAACGGCCCTTTAAGATACGGGGCGGCATTGAGCAGGGCGCCACCGGTATCGAGAAGGCGTGATTCATGGAGAAAAATCACCCGCCGTAGTCCATAGGCTGAAGTCAGCAAAAAAGCTTCCAATTCCCGGGCGCGGTAATGACCATTAACCACCAAGGTCGCCGGCTGCAGCGCCCGCATCCGGCGCAAATTAAAGGCCAGCATCGGCAAACCGGCGACCGGCACCAGAGGTTTTGGCAGTCGGTCGGTCAAAGGCCGCAACCGGGTACCAAAACCAGCGGCCAGAATCATCGCTTTCCAGCCCGGATAAAAAAGTTTCCCTTTCTCCACTGCGTATATAACCCGAGAACAGCCTTTGATTTGGAAGATGGTCCGCAAAGGCCGCCTTTTACCCTAACAACGACAAAAGAACCACATTTTTCTTGCTATCAAAGCAGCTTCTGGTTTATGTTGACATCTTCATGGCGATCAGCTCCGGAAGCGTTTCCGACGGCGCCCGAAAATGAACCATAAGACGGGAAAAACCCAAAAAAACAAGAAGGTTATAAACAATGTACCCGAATCAGGAAAAGTCCTCTCCCCCCTCCGGCCCTGGTCATGCCGCTCCCGAATTACGCCTGATCGCCTGGGAAACCACGAGAAGCTGCAATCTCTCCTGTATCCATTGTCGCGCGGCCGCCGAAAAGGGGCCTTATCCCAATGAGCTTGACACGACTCAAGCCTTGGCTTTTCTTGACTCCGTCGCCGCCTTCAGCAAACCGGTCATCATTCTGACCGGGGGCGAACCCCTGCTGCGCGAGGATATTTACGAATTGGCGGCTTACGGCACCAAGCGCGGCCTGCGCATGGTCATGGCGACCAACGGAACCCTCGTCAACCGGGAAAGCATCAGAAAAATGCTTGCCAGCGGCATTCAGAGAATCAGCGTCAGCCTGGACGGGGCCAACGCCACCACCCATGATAATTTTCGCAAGGTCGACGGTTCCTTCGCCAACGCCTTGAAAGCGCTCGATTTTGCTCGTGAAGCCGGCCTCGAATTTCAGGTCAACACCACGATCACCAAGCTGAACCTCGCCGAGATTCCCGCGATCCTTGACCTCACGGTTAAACTGGGAGCCGTGGCGCATCATATTTTCCTGCTCGTTCCCACCGGTCGCGGCAAGGAACTCGAAGAACAGGAAATTCCGGCTTCGGAGTATGAAAAGACCCTGAACTGGTTCTATGACCAGAGGGACAAGGTTCCGCTGCAGCTCAAAGCTACCTGCGCTCCGCATTATCTGCGCATTCTGAGACAGCGCAGCAAAGCCGAAGGGAAGAAGGTAACCTTCCAGACCCACGGTCTGGACGCGGTCACCCGCGGCTGTCTGGGAGGCATCGGTTTTTGTTTCGTTTCCCATATCGGCGACGTGCAGCCCTGCGGCTACCTTGAGGCAAAGGCCGGCAATATCATCGAAACCGGTTTCCAGGATATCTGGGAAAACTCCCCGGTCTTTACCCGTTTGCGTGACTACGATGCCCTGGAAGGCAAATGCGGCATCTGCGAATACAAAAAGGTCTGCGGCGGCTGCCGGGCCCGCGCCTTTGCGGCTACCGGAAATTTTATGGCCGAAGAGCCCTATTGTGTCTACGAGCCCAGGAAAGCCTGACGCCAAAAAGGGCCGGGTAAAATTCAATCCGCCAGCATGGACCGCAGAGCTTCCACCCGATACGGTTTGGCCAGCATGCCGTCAAAACCATAGGCCCTGAAATCGGCCATGACCGGGTCCTGACAATAGCCGCTCGAGACAATGACTTTAACCTGCGGGTCCAGCTCCCGGAGCCGCTTGACCGCTTCGCGGCCGCCCATGCCCCCAGGAATCGAGAGGTCCATCAGTACCGCCGTAAACTTCTCTCCGGGAGCCAGCTTACGGTAAACCTTAAGTAAGGACTCGCCATCGGGTACCGTAACCGCATCATAACCCAACAACTCCAGCATGCCACTGACGACCTCTCGAATCGCCGCCTCATCATCCATGACCAACACCCGACCACGGATGACCGCCGGAGTTGTTTTTTCAGGCAGACTCAGACTGACCGCTGAATTTTTCTTTTCCGGTAAATCCGATGAAGGCAGATAAAAAATAAACGTCGTACCCACCCCGACCTGAGATTCAACCTTCAGAATACCGCCATGTTTAGCGATGATTGAGTAGCAGGTCGCCAGACCCAGACCACCACCGCCTTCCTTGGTCGCAAAATAAGGGGCGAAAATATTCGGCACCAGCTCAGGGTCAATACCACAACCCTGATCGCCGACCGCCACTTCGATGTAGCGTCCGGGCGACAGACCCGCAGGCGGCGTGGCAAAGAACTCCGTATTGCTCAATTTTATACGGATAAGCCCCTGGTCCCCCTGCGCCTGCCTGGCATTGGTGATCAGGTTATAAATCACCTGGCCGATCTGACCGCTGTCAATCTCGACCTCCCAGAGAGCAGAAGGAACCTCATATTCAACCTGCACCTGAGAACCATGCAGAATAGATTCCACCGCTTCTTTGACCAACCGAGTCAGATCGACCGCCGTCTTAACCGGCATCCCGCCGCTGGCAAAGGTCAACAGCTGGCGAGCCAGGGCTTCCGCCGAAGCGATAGCCCTTTCCGCCTCTTCCAGATGTTTTTCGACCTTCGCGAAACCCAGACCATATGACATCCTGATCAGATCCAGCCGGCCCTGCAAGGCCATTAACAAATTATTGAAGTCATGCGCGATACCTCCCGCAAGCACCCCTACGGCCTCAAGTTTTTCCCGGCGGAAACGCTCCTGCTGTAATTTCTTTTCATCCCTGATATCTCGAAAAACCAGCACCACCCCCAGCCGATTTCCCGACTGGCCAAGAATCGGTGCGGCGCGTTCAGCAACAGCGATTTTCTCACCGGAACGCGCTACCAGCTGGGTTCGAGCCGACAAGTCAACCTCGTGATTTCCAGACAAAACCTGGAGTACCGGACAAGGCCGCGGCAATTGACTGTCTTCGTCCATGATCTGAAAAACCGCCCCCACCAGAAGCCCCGCCGCTTCCGTCTGTCTCCAGCCGGTCAGTTTTTCGGCAACCGGATTGAGCAGCGTGATCCGCCCGGCGTTATCACTGGTGATGACGCCATCCCCGATACTTCGCAAAGTCACGGCCAGATACTCTCTTTCCACCGCCAAAAATTCCTCGGCCAGCCTGCGGGCGGTAACATCGCGATTACTGCCGCGCACTCCGAGGGCTTTGCCGCCGGGCTCACTTACCAATTGGCAGATATGGTTCAACCAGCGCACCGAACCGTCCCGGTGACGAATGCGAAATTCTATCGGCTTAATCGCGCCGTCTCCCATAACTTCATGCCGATGCTCAAGAAAAACACCGAGATCTTCCGCGAGAATCAGTTCATTCATGAAATGAGGGTTGGTATAAAAGCGCTCCGGCCCATAGCCGGTCACGCGCTTACAGGAAGGGGAAACATAAATGAACTTCCCTTCGGGATCACGCCAACACTCCATGTCATACGCGTAATCGGCAATGATGCGATACCGGCTCTCACTTTCCCGAAGATTATTTTCCGCCGCCGTCCGCAGCTCGCGATCCTTTTTTAACGCGGTCACCATTTGATTAAAACAAAGAGCGAAGGCCCCGATTTCATCGGCGGGAAAGTCGTCGTCAAGCGGCTCCAGAACCCCCCCGCGAATCTTCTCACTGGCCCGGTACAGCTTTTCTATGGGCTTGGTCATGGACCGGGAAAGATACCAGCTGCCCAACATGATCAAAGCCAGAGTCAGGCAAAAGATGCCAAAAAATGTACCCCGCAAGGCATGCGTCAAAGCATAGGCCTGGGCCTCCGGAATCTCACTCACCACGATCAGAGGCAGCCCCTCAATCCTTGCGGCCACTCCGAGAACCATTTTGCGACCAAAATTGATGTATCTACTCATAGCCAGGGAAGCGCCGCCCATGACTTCGGCAACCGGCGCGAATTGCTCAGCCCGACTTCCTTTCAGAACATGAGTGATATCGGCATGAGCCACCACCTCGCCCTCCAGATTGACAAGAAAAAGCTCGTTGTCGCCCTGGTTTTGGCGGGGAAAGGAAAGAAACAGCTTTTTCAGGGCAAGCTCCGCGAAAAGATAACCCTGCCGGCGACCGCTGCTCGGGGAGAAGATCGGATACAGGGAAACCAGCTGAGGCTCCAAACGCCATTGACTGAAAAATAATTTTTTCCCCTCGGGAAAAGCGGCCTGAAAAGCCGACAGAGGAGAAGGTTCTCCCGGACGAAGATAACCGTGACGGGTCAGAGCCTCGACCACACGATTAGCTGAATCGACAACCGCCAGTTTGTGAATTGCCGGGTGCTGATGGTAGGCCCGCGCCAAAAGCTTACCATTATCGCGGGAAAACAGATACTGACCGGCGCAAAAGGTCAGACTGCGATTGATTTCCTCAAGATACCAGCCCAGTTCTTTCCCCGCCGCTTCAGCGCGAAGCCGGCTGACCCGTCCGACCTCGGTTTCCAAATGCTCCTGCAGACTGAGATAGAAGATTCCTGTCCCCAACAGAATCGGCAGGGTCGCCACCAGTAGAAAACCAAAGAAAAATTTTTGGTAAAGCGAGAACTTGACCTTCATCGCAGAACCTCATCCGCCTGCAGGAGAATCTCCTCGTTGACCGCAAGCCCCAAAGCCTGAAGCTCCCGAAGGGAAACCACCAGTTTGACCCGATCCGGGTTCTGCACCGGGATTTCACCCGGAGCGCCCCCTTGCAAGATATAATCAACCATGATCGCGGCCTGTTGTCCCACCCCGTAAAAATCGGGGCTGTAGCCCATGACTCCACCAATCTCCAGCAACATATTATCGACCACCATCAAAGGAATCCGCCGACGCCGGGAAAAATCCAGGAGTTCCTTGAAAAAAGCAACTCCAAGGGCATCGGGCAACATAAAGATGCCTTCCGTGGTCTGCACCGCCGAACCGCGAAAAGCCTCATGCAATTCCTGTAGATTGTGAACCGGGCAAGCCACCAGCTCAATCCGACAATCAAGCGCGGCCTGACGAAAATCCTCATCATGAAAAGAAGTCAGCGAGATTTCTTCGTCGGCATCGTAGAAAATCGCTACCCGCCGCAAAGAGGGAAAGGCTTTTTTGAAAAACAGCAAACGCTGGGGAAGCAGTTCCAGCGAAAGATGACTGACCCCGGTCAGGTTGGAAGCGGGGCGCCGCAGATCGGCGACCGCCCCGGAACCCACGGGATCGGCAACCGCCGTAAAAACTACCGGTTTTTCTGAACCGGCGGATTTGAGATAGCTTTTCACCCCCATGGTCACCGAGGTGGTCACTGTATAGATAAGATCGCAATCCCCCTGCAGAACTTCGTCCAGCACCAGGGCCAGCCGGCGCATATCATGATCCAGGCTGTAAACCTTAAAATTAATATTTAAGCCGGATTGGTACCCCAACGCCTTCAGGCCATCCCGTAACCCATCATATGCTTTCAGAAAAGCCGGAGCAAAAGCCAGCACCGCAATCCGCTTGCCGCTCTCTTTGGCAAAAGACCGTTCCTTCAGACAAACAAGGAACCAGGAAAGGAATACCAGGAGGATGATCAAAAACAGGCGCGCGCAAACTCCAGGTCTTGAAATTAAACTCCGCATGTCTTCAACCTCATGCTAACCACCTATTTTACCAACTAGGTATGACCTAGCAATTTTACGAACTTTTTGCAAGCGGGAAAAGGTCCTTGACAAAAAATAGCAAACCGGTGTATTCAATTTTCAACATATCTCTGTTTCAGGAACATCCTCGAAAAAACCGATGGCAGCCTTCAAAGAAAGACCTACAGATTTGCAGAACCATGATTACCCGAAAATTACAATTTTCTCGGACTGGTGCAAGCGCTGTGGAATCTGCGTGGCTTTTTGCCCCAAAAAGGTTCTGGCCATGGATCAGGACCGTAAGGTTTACGTTCAGTCCCGGGAAAACTGCATTGCCTGCCATATGTGCGAGCTGCGCTGCCCTGACTTCGCCATCAATGTCGAGGAAGGCCGAACTATTTCCGCGACCGGAGAGAAAGGTGCATGAAAACCCAATCCGCTTACCGACTGATCCAGGGCAATGAAGCGGTGGCCGAGGGCGCCCTGGCGGCCGGAGTCAGTTTTTTCGCCGGATACCCCATTACCCCTTCGACTGAAATTGCGGAAATCCTGGCCGACCGTTTGCCGGCAAGCGGGGGTCGGTTTATTCAGATGGAAGACGAAATCGCCAGCCTGGCGGCCATTATCGGAGCTTCGATCGGCGGCTGCAAGGCTTTGACCGCAACCTCCGGACCGGGATTTTCCTTAATGCAGGAAAATCTGGGTTTCGCCTGCATCGCTGAAATCCCCCTGGTCATCGTCAATGTCATGCGCGGCGGCCCGTCGACCGGCATGCCGACCAGCCCTTCCCAGGGGGACGTCATGCAGTCGCGCTGGGGCACCCACGGTGATCATCCCATCATCGTCCTGACTCCGGCAAGCGTCGAAGAGGCCTTCCATTACACCATAAAGGCCGTGAATCTGGCCGAAAAGTATCGCAACCCGGTAATCGTGCTGATGGATGAAGTAATCGCCCACATGCGAGCCCGGGTCAGCCTGCCCCCCTTTTCGCTGGTCGAACGGATCAACCGGGTACAACCCAATATGCCGCCGGAATGGTATCAACCCTATGAACGATCCGCTGCCGGAGTGGCGCCGATGGCCGCCTTCGGCGACGGCTACCGCTACCACATCACCGGGCTGGTGCATGACAGCAAAGGCTTTCCCACCACCAGGCCCAATGAGGCGCAGGATAACATCAGCGGACTTTTCAAAAAGATTGAGCGGGGTTTTCGGGAAATATGCCTGGTCGACTACGAAATGATGGAGGATGCGGAACATGCGATCGTGGCCTACGGCTGCATGGCGCTCTCCGCCAGGTCCGCCCTCGCGCAACTGCGTGAAGCGGGGCTCAAAATCGGACTCATCAAGCTCGGCACCCTCTGGCCTTTCCCTCGTTTTGCCCTGGAGCGCTACCTGCCGCAACTGAAAACGATTCTTATTCCTGAGCTTAATCTGGGCCAGATTTACCGCGAAATATTAAGGGTTAACGCCGGCCAGGCCGTGATTGAGAAACTAAACCGGGTCAACGGCACCGTCATTACCCCTGACGAAATTATCAAGGCGGTCAAAGGGATGGTACGATGATCAGCAACCATCAACTGGTCAATAAATATTTCCGTCACAACAAAAAATTTCCGCACATCTGGTGCCCGGGCTGCGGTATCGGCATAATTCTCGGTAACATGCTGCGCGCCATTGACAGCCTTGCGCTGGACAAAAATATGATCGCCTTCGTCTCCGGCATCGGCTGCACCGGCCGGGCCCCGGTCTACGTTGACTTCAACACCCTGCACACCACCCACGGTCGAGCCCTGCCTTTTGCCACCGGACTCAAACTGGCCCGTCCTGAGCTTAAGGTTCTGGTCGCCACCGGAGACGGCGACGCCACCGCAATCGGCGGCAACCACCTGATTCATGCCTGCCGCCGCAATATTGATATCACCACAATTATTTTCAACAACTACATCTACGGCATGACCGGCGGCCAGTACAGCCCGACGACACCCCATGGCGACAAAGCTTATACCTGCAAACTCGGCAACATCGAAAGACCTTTCAATATCTCGGCCCTGGTCGAGGCGGCGGGCGCCACTTTTGTCGGACGCACGACCAGTTATCACACCCTGCAAATGCAGAGCATCATCAAACAGGCCATTTTGCATAAAGGCTTTTCCGTAGTGGAAATCATTACCCACTGCCCGACCACTTACGGCCGCCTCAATCACAAGGGTGGCGCCGTAGAGATGTTGCAATGGCAGAAAGAAACGGCAATCGACAAGAGTCAGGCGGAAAAGATGAGCCCGGCAGAGCTTGAGGGAAGGATTATCACCGGTATCCTGCTGAAAAAAGAGTTACCGGAATTCTGTGAGCAATATGCGACCATTATCGAAAAAGCCCAATCTCAGACTCGAAACCACGGCGACGAAACCGAGTCAAACTGAAATCAGACTGGCCGGTAGTGGGGGGCAAGGTCTGATTACGGCGGGTATCATTCTAGCCGAAGCTGCGATTTTGGATGGGAAAAATGTTATCCAGAGCCAGTCTTATGGACCTGAGGCCCGAGGTGGAGCCAGCCGCGCCGAAATCATTATTGCCGACGGACCGATTTTTTTTCCGAAAGCAACCTGGCTCGACATCATGCTGGCCATGAGCCAAAAGGCCAGCGACGAATACGTTTTCGACCTCAAAAATGGTGGGACATTGATCGTTGACAGCACCTATGTCAGCCAGATTCCT
The sequence above is drawn from the Pseudomonadota bacterium genome and encodes:
- a CDS encoding 3-deoxy-D-manno-octulosonic acid transferase, with the translated sequence MYFFYNMFLAALLPLLFPVFLWYLLRRQGNLDGLGERLGWGWRGKSGRRLRADCRLIWLHGASIGEVQMLEPLIRAWRQRHPQDNLLLTTMTLTGRRTAQRLFPELEVLLMPLDLPFLWSRFWRCFQPSCLIFAETELWPNLLHRVRRSGVRLALVNARLSKKSYRNYRRFGFFTRVMFQTPSLFVVQDRISGQRFLELGAAAAQVVLSGNLKFDISPDSGFNAELNLKRIFGREVALVVAGSTHPGEEDLILDAWEACCVRKGEENQVPSSCLVLVPRHPQRFAAVAELLQIRKLNFLRFSEFRDSQAEVLLPRVPSVLLLDTLGDLKTFYSLARFAVLGGTLVRGVGGHNPLEAAVYAKAVVHGMEVANFRDGFSFLDEQGGGLPVHNGADLMALFGRLLSVPDLAEREGKRAAATLERHRGALRRTLDCLDALCGNPAAQNQDKV
- a CDS encoding 2-oxoacid:ferredoxin oxidoreductase subunit beta; amino-acid sequence: MSNHQLVNKYFRHNKKFPHIWCPGCGIGIILGNMLRAIDSLALDKNMIAFVSGIGCTGRAPVYVDFNTLHTTHGRALPFATGLKLARPELKVLVATGDGDATAIGGNHLIHACRRNIDITTIIFNNYIYGMTGGQYSPTTPHGDKAYTCKLGNIERPFNISALVEAAGATFVGRTTSYHTLQMQSIIKQAILHKGFSVVEIITHCPTTYGRLNHKGGAVEMLQWQKETAIDKSQAEKMSPAELEGRIITGILLKKELPEFCEQYATIIEKAQSQTRNHGDETESN
- a CDS encoding 4Fe-4S dicluster domain-containing protein, producing the protein MAAFKERPTDLQNHDYPKITIFSDWCKRCGICVAFCPKKVLAMDQDRKVYVQSRENCIACHMCELRCPDFAINVEEGRTISATGEKGA
- a CDS encoding PAS domain S-box protein, which gives rise to MKVKFSLYQKFFFGFLLVATLPILLGTGIFYLSLQEHLETEVGRVSRLRAEAAGKELGWYLEEINRSLTFCAGQYLFSRDNGKLLARAYHQHPAIHKLAVVDSANRVVEALTRHGYLRPGEPSPLSAFQAAFPEGKKLFFSQWRLEPQLVSLYPIFSPSSGRRQGYLFAELALKKLFLSFPRQNQGDNELFLVNLEGEVVAHADITHVLKGSRAEQFAPVAEVMGGASLAMSRYINFGRKMVLGVAARIEGLPLIVVSEIPEAQAYALTHALRGTFFGIFCLTLALIMLGSWYLSRSMTKPIEKLYRASEKIRGGVLEPLDDDFPADEIGAFALCFNQMVTALKKDRELRTAAENNLRESESRYRIIADYAYDMECWRDPEGKFIYVSPSCKRVTGYGPERFYTNPHFMNELILAEDLGVFLEHRHEVMGDGAIKPIEFRIRHRDGSVRWLNHICQLVSEPGGKALGVRGSNRDVTARRLAEEFLAVEREYLAVTLRSIGDGVITSDNAGRITLLNPVAEKLTGWRQTEAAGLLVGAVFQIMDEDSQLPRPCPVLQVLSGNHEVDLSARTQLVARSGEKIAVAERAAPILGQSGNRLGVVLVFRDIRDEKKLQQERFRREKLEAVGVLAGGIAHDFNNLLMALQGRLDLIRMSYGLGFAKVEKHLEEAERAIASAEALARQLLTFASGGMPVKTAVDLTRLVKEAVESILHGSQVQVEYEVPSALWEVEIDSGQIGQVIYNLITNARQAQGDQGLIRIKLSNTEFFATPPAGLSPGRYIEVAVGDQGCGIDPELVPNIFAPYFATKEGGGGLGLATCYSIIAKHGGILKVESQVGVGTTFIFYLPSSDLPEKKNSAVSLSLPEKTTPAVIRGRVLVMDDEAAIREVVSGMLELLGYDAVTVPDGESLLKVYRKLAPGEKFTAVLMDLSIPGGMGGREAVKRLRELDPQVKVIVSSGYCQDPVMADFRAYGFDGMLAKPYRVEALRSMLAD
- a CDS encoding 2-oxoacid:ferredoxin oxidoreductase subunit gamma, yielding MRPLSKKPNLRLETTATKPSQTEIRLAGSGGQGLITAGIILAEAAILDGKNVIQSQSYGPEARGGASRAEIIIADGPIFFPKATWLDIMLAMSQKASDEYVFDLKNGGTLIVDSTYVSQIPTSNALVIPISARTRQHFGREIFSNIVALGVLCEATGIVSPKALLAAIGRRVPRETEKINIEAFNFGRKLAEKFHQKQGESKHDTVAADS
- a CDS encoding 2-oxoacid:acceptor oxidoreductase subunit alpha encodes the protein MKTQSAYRLIQGNEAVAEGALAAGVSFFAGYPITPSTEIAEILADRLPASGGRFIQMEDEIASLAAIIGASIGGCKALTATSGPGFSLMQENLGFACIAEIPLVIVNVMRGGPSTGMPTSPSQGDVMQSRWGTHGDHPIIVLTPASVEEAFHYTIKAVNLAEKYRNPVIVLMDEVIAHMRARVSLPPFSLVERINRVQPNMPPEWYQPYERSAAGVAPMAAFGDGYRYHITGLVHDSKGFPTTRPNEAQDNISGLFKKIERGFREICLVDYEMMEDAEHAIVAYGCMALSARSALAQLREAGLKIGLIKLGTLWPFPRFALERYLPQLKTILIPELNLGQIYREILRVNAGQAVIEKLNRVNGTVITPDEIIKAVKGMVR
- the ahbD gene encoding heme b synthase, which encodes MYPNQEKSSPPSGPGHAAPELRLIAWETTRSCNLSCIHCRAAAEKGPYPNELDTTQALAFLDSVAAFSKPVIILTGGEPLLREDIYELAAYGTKRGLRMVMATNGTLVNRESIRKMLASGIQRISVSLDGANATTHDNFRKVDGSFANALKALDFAREAGLEFQVNTTITKLNLAEIPAILDLTVKLGAVAHHIFLLVPTGRGKELEEQEIPASEYEKTLNWFYDQRDKVPLQLKATCAPHYLRILRQRSKAEGKKVTFQTHGLDAVTRGCLGGIGFCFVSHIGDVQPCGYLEAKAGNIIETGFQDIWENSPVFTRLRDYDALEGKCGICEYKKVCGGCRARAFAATGNFMAEEPYCVYEPRKA